One genomic segment of Musa acuminata AAA Group cultivar baxijiao chromosome BXJ3-3, Cavendish_Baxijiao_AAA, whole genome shotgun sequence includes these proteins:
- the LOC135634300 gene encoding 14-3-3-like protein G-BOX factor 14 kappa encodes MDSSSETLTREQFVYLAKLAEQAERYDEMAGFMERLSREYTPSSGELTVEERNLCSVAYKNLVGGRRASWRIISSIEQKEEGRRNEDHTAHARAYRSRVEAELSNICGRILALLDSHLVPSAATSESKVFYLKMKGDYHRYIAEFKAGEERKAAADDTMSAYKAAQDIALADLPPTHPIRLGLALNFSVFYYEILNSSERACSMAKQAFEEAIAELDSLGEESYKDSALIMQLLRDNLTLWTSDAQEQIDEA; translated from the exons ATGGATTCCTCCAGCGAGACGCTCACCCGGGAGCAGTTCGTGTACCTGGCCAAGCTTGCGGAGCAGGCGGAGCGCTACGACGAGATGGCCGGCTTCATGGAGAGGCTGTCGCGTGAGTACACGCCGTCCTCCGGCGAGCTCACCGTCGAGGAACGGAACCTATGTTCCGTCGCTTACAAGAACCTCGTCGGTGGCCGCCGCGCCTCCTGGCGGATCATCTCCTCCATCGAGCAGAAGGAGGAGGGCCGCAGGAACGAGGATCATACCGCCCACGCTCGGGCCTACCGCTCCCGCGTCGAGGCCGAACTCTCGAACATCTGCGGCCGGATCCTCGCGCTGCTCGACTCCCACCTCGTCCCTTCCGCTGCCACCAGCGAGTCCAAGGTCTTCTACCTCAAGATGAAGGGTGATTACCACCGGTATATCGCCGAGTTCAAGGCCGGGGAGGAGCGGAAGGCCGCGGCCGACGACACCATGAGCGCGTACAAAGCCGCTCAG GATATTGCACTTGCAGATCTTCCACCAACACACCCTATAAGGTTGGGCTTGGCTCTTAACTTTTCGGTGTTCTACTACGAGATCCTGAATTCTTCAGAGAGGGCTTGTAGCATGGCAAAAcag GCATTCGAGGAGGCTATCGCAGAATTAGACAGTTTGGGTGAAGAATCTTACAAGGATAGTGCCCTCATCATGCAGCTGCTACGCGACAATCTTACTCTTTGGACTTCTGATGCACAG GAACAAATTGATGAAGCCTAG